One window from the genome of Oryctolagus cuniculus chromosome 1, mOryCun1.1, whole genome shotgun sequence encodes:
- the LOC100357201 gene encoding olfactory receptor 56A4, with translation MASPSNFTITPISEFLLICFPNYQSWQHWLSLPLSLLFFVAMGANATLLITICLEASLHEPLYYLLSLLSLLDIVLCLTVIPKVLAIFWFDLRSISFSACFLQMFIMNSFLTMESCTFMIMAFDRYVAICHPLRYPSIITGQFVFRATIFVITRNAFFSLPVPILSARLRYCAENIIKNCICTNLSVSKLSCDDITFSRLYQFVAGWTLLGSDLILIFLSYYFILKVVLRIKAEGAVAKVLSTCGSHFILILFFSTVLLVLVITNLARKRIPPDIPILLNILHHLIPPALNPIVYGVRTKEIKQGIQNLLRRL, from the coding sequence ATGGCTTCTCCGAGCAACTTTACCATTACCCCTATCTCTGAATTCCTCCTCATCTGCTTCCCTAACTACCAGAGTTGGCAGCACTGGCTGTCCCTGCCCCTCAGCCTCCTCTTCTTTGTGGCCATGGGGGCCAACGCCACCCTCCTGATCACCATCTGCCTGGAGGCTTCTCTGCATGAACCCTTGTACTACCTGCTcagcctgctctccctgctggacATCGTGCTCTGCCTCACCGTCATCCCCAAGGTCCTGGCCATCTTCTGGTTTGACCTCAGGTCCATCAGTTTTTCTGCCTGCTTCCTCCAGATGTTCATCATGAACAGTTTTCTCACCATGGAGTCCTGCACATTCATGATCATGGCCtttgaccgctatgtggccatctgccacCCACTGCGATACCCATCCATCATCACTGGCCAGTTTGTGTTTAGGGCGACCATCTTTGTTATAACCAGGAATgccttcttttctcttcctgttcCCATCCTTTCTGCCCGACTCAGATATTGTGCAGAGAACATCATCAAGAACTGTATCTGCACTAACCTCTCTGTGTCCAAACTTTCTTGTGATGATATCACTTTCAGTCGGCTCTATCAGTTTGTGGCTGGCTGGACCCTGCTGGGCTCTGACCTCATACTTATATTTCTTTCCTATTACTTTATCTTGAAAGTTGTTCTAAGAATCAAGGCTGAGGGTGCTGTGGCCAAGGTTTTGAGCACATGTGGCTCCCATTTCATTCTTATCCTCTTCTTCAGCACAGTCCTGTTGGTTCTGGTCATCACTAACCTAGCCAGGAAGAGAATTCCCCCAGATATTCCCATCCTGCTAAACATCTTGCACCACCTTATACCTCCAGCTCTGAACCCCATTGTTTATGGAGTGAGAACCAAGGAGATCAAGCAGGGAATCCAGAACCTTCTGAGGAGGTTGTAA